A single region of the Salvia splendens isolate huo1 chromosome 18, SspV2, whole genome shotgun sequence genome encodes:
- the LOC121777306 gene encoding uncharacterized protein LOC121777306: MVAEPWLLKMGNQVSHNLKHALYLENLTKSPSAKQGPSDNKQIIGILSFEVANAMSKIIHLHNSLTENEVFKLRNEVLKSEGVRSLVCGDEKRLLELVVEEKLDDLNKVAGVVCRLGKKCTIPALQGFEHVYGDIVCGAVDFREVSFLVRDMEGMVRRMERYVNSTAALYAEMEVMNEMEAAVKKFQHEETRRAYEQKLAWQKQDVRHLRDVSLWNLTYDKVVELLARTVCTVFARLCFVFGDVCSRRGNVDISTTNKSDGCSHSAISRQVGDERVEKKSPSLGGKLGIRGNQGGLFRAEVYNAACCIGRGRLLMECLSLSSSASKVDDDDERVVYDDGIDQVSESITAATDLNRTIHAIHSGDETETKGSLLSSLKFGRKSRLLAHGPPNSVGASALALHYANVIIVLEKLLRYPHLVGDEARDDLYQMLPTSLRMTLKSSLKSYVKDLAIYDAPLAHAWRERLDLLLKWLAPLAHNMMRWQSERNFEQQQIVTNKNVLLIQTIYFADREKTEAVLSELLVGLNYICRYEQQQNALLDCSSSFDFEECMEWQSQVRSSSFS; the protein is encoded by the coding sequence ATGGTGGCGGAGCCTTGGTTGCTCAAGATGGGGAATCAGGTGAGCCACAATTTAAAGCATGCTTTGTATCTCGAGAATTTGACAAAATCGCCCAGCGCAAAACAGGGGCCTAGTGATAATAAGCAGATTATAGGTATACTGTCGTTTGAAGTAGCTAATGCCATGTCTAAGATCATCCACTTGCACAATTCCCTCACTGAAAACGAGGTTTTTAAGCTCAGGAATGAGGTTTTGAAGTCTGAGGGTGTTAGGAGTCTTGTTTGTGGCGATGAGAAGCGTCTGTTGGAATTGGTTGTGGAGGAGAAGCTGGATGATCTGAACAAGGTTGCTGGTGTGGTGTGTAGATTAGGGAAGAAATGCACGATCCCGGCGCTGCAGGGTTTCGAGCACGTTTATGGGGATATTGTTTGTGGGGCTGTGGATTTTAGGGAGGTGAGTTTTCTTGTGAGGGATATGGAGGGTATGGTGAGGAGGATGGAGAGGTATGTGAACAGCACGGCTGCTCTTTACGCGGAGATGGAGGTGATGAATGAGATGGAGGCGGCCGTGAAGAAGTTTCAGCACGAGGAGACGAGGAGGGCTTATGAGCAGAAATTGGCGTGGCAGAAGCAGGATGTGAGGCATTTGAGAGATGTCTCTCTTTGGAACTTGACTTATGATAAGGTGGTTGAGCTTTTGGCGAGGACCGTGTGTACAGTCTTTGCTCGGCTGTGTTTCGTTTTTGGAGATGTGTGTTCGAGGAGGGGGAATGTTGATATTTCCACAACAAATAAGAGTGATGGCTGTTCTCATTCGGCCATTTCAAGACAAGTTGGAGATGAGAGGGTGGAGAAGAAAAGCCCGAGTTTAGGAGGTAAACTTGGGATCCGAGGAAACCAAGGAGGCTTGTTTCGTGCAGAGGTTTACAACGCTGCCTGCTGCATAGGGCGGGGGAGGCTGTTGATGGAGTGTTTAAGTTTGAGTAGTTCTGCTTCCAAAGTGGATGATGACGATGAGCGTGTCGTTTATGATGATGGGATTGATCAAGTTTCGGAATCTATCACTGCTGCAACTGATTTGAATAGAACAATTCATGCCATCCATAGTGGAGATGAAACCGAGACGAAAGGAAGTTTGTTGAGCAGTTTAAAGTTTGGGAGAAAGAGTAGGCTCCTTGCTCATGGACCTCCTAATAGTGTCGGAGCCTCTGCGTTAGCCTTGCACTATGCTAACGTTATCATCGTGTTGGAGAAGCTTCTCCGTTACCCTCATCTTGTAGGGGACGAGGCTAGGGACGATCTGTATCAGATGCTCCCGACGAGTCTGAGAATGACTCTGAAGTCTAGTTTGAAGTCTTACGTAAAAGACTTGGCTATCTATGACGCTCCTCTCGCCCACGCTTGGAGGGAGAGGCTCGACCTGCTGCTCAAATGGCTTGCTCCTCTCGCGCATAACATGATGAGGTGGCAGAGCGAGCGCAACTTTGAGCAGCAGCAGATTGTGACGAATAAAAACGTTCTTCTGATTCAGACCATATATTTTGCTGATCGGGAGAAGACAGAGGCCGTTTTGAGCGAGCTGCTCGTTGGTCTGAACTATATCTGTCGGTACGAACAGCAACAGAACGCGTTGCTGGACTGTTCGAGTAGTTTTGATTTCGAAGAGTGCATGGAGTGGCAATCACAAGTCAGGAGTAgttcattttcttga
- the LOC121776233 gene encoding uncharacterized protein At4g14450, chloroplastic-like, which translates to MADSGNRKSSARRQSNRLQRRAPASLQIGPAPEWKAAIPLLSPLIQSPTSDDAALEVRSCSNSGTETSAAAVAEKPVVVMKKWQHPAAPFGYEPAPFMPFVQIGVSERLG; encoded by the coding sequence ATGGCGGATTCAGGCAATAGGAAATCATCGGCGCGGCGGCAATCGAACAGGTTGCAGAGGAGAGCGCCGGCGTCGTTGCAGATCGGTCCTGCGCCGGAGTGGAAGGCGGCGATACCGCTTCTGTCGCCATTGATTCAATCGCCGACCTCCGATGATGCGGCGTTGGAGGTCAGATCTTGTTCTAATAGTGGTACTGAGACGTCCGCCGCGGCGGTGGCTGAGAAGCCGGTGGTGGTTATGAAAAAGTGGCAGCATCCAGCTGCGCCGTTCGGCTATGAGCCGGCGCCGTTTATGCCTTTTGTACAGATTGGAGTTTCTGAAAGATTAGGATAA
- the LOC121777305 gene encoding uncharacterized protein LOC121777305 isoform X1, which produces MARFIAGDRLKPFVAGNGLSVGFDAFHRRCRVKYFGSGGFSCSLSGDRRRKLCVSTAHASRSSPPAKSDGGGVFDEVLEDDAELEIDELSGFRGLVLDISYRPVNVVCWKRAICLEFMDKADVLEYYDQTINSPSGSFYIPAVLRVPHLLQIVKRRKVKRGLSRKNIFQRDNYTCQYCSSTENLTIDHVFPIARGGKWTWENLVAACARCNSRKGQKTLEESSMKLLKVPKAPKDYELLAIPLTHYAIKMMKRKGLPEEWKQYLSKPYAAP; this is translated from the exons ATGGCGCGATTTATCGCCGGCGATCGTCTGAAACCCTTCGTCGCGGGAAACGGGTTGTCGGTGGGGTTCGACGCATTTCACCGCCGCTGTAGAGTTAAGTATTTCGGCAGCGGAGGGTTCAGCTGCTCGCTTTCCGGAGATCGCAGGCGCAAGCTCTGCGTTTCTACGGCGCACGCCTCCAGATCGTCGCCGCCGGCGAAGAGCGACGGTGGTGGAGTGTTTGATGAAGTGTTGGAGGATGATGCAGAGTTAGAGATCGATGAGCTCTCTGGATTTAGAGGCTTAGTATTGGACATTTCTTACAG GCCTGTTAATGTTGTCTGCTGGAAACGCGCCATATGTTTGGAGTTCATGGATAAG GCTGATGTTTTAGAATATTATGACCAAACTATAAACTCTCCTAGTGGTTCCTTCTATATTCCTGCTGTGTTGAGG GTTCCACATTTACTGCAAATAGTCAAAAGAAGAAAGGTGAAAAGAGGCCTAAgtcgaaaaaatatttttcaacgTGATAACTACACTTGTCA ATATTGTTCTTCTACTGAGAACCTGACCATTGATCATGTTTTCCCTATTGCAAGAGGGGGGAAGTGGACATGGGAAAATCTG GTAGCTGCGTGTGCGAGATGTAACTCGAGGAAAGGTCAGAAAACATTGGAGGAATCTAGTATGAAATTGCTGAAGGTCCCTAAG GCCCCCAAGGACTATGAGCTACTGGCCATACCCCTAACACACTATGCAATAAAGATGATGAAACGAAAGGGATTGCCGGAGGAGTGGAAGCAGTACCTCTCGAAGCCGTACGCTGCCCCATGA
- the LOC121777305 gene encoding uncharacterized protein LOC121777305 isoform X2, with amino-acid sequence MARFIAGDRLKPFVAGNGLSVGFDAFHRRCRVKYFGSGGFSCSLSGDRRRKLCVSTAHASRSSPPAKSDGGGVFDEVLEDDAELEIDELSGFRGLVLDISYRPVNVVCWKRAICLEFMDKVPHLLQIVKRRKVKRGLSRKNIFQRDNYTCQYCSSTENLTIDHVFPIARGGKWTWENLVAACARCNSRKGQKTLEESSMKLLKVPKAPKDYELLAIPLTHYAIKMMKRKGLPEEWKQYLSKPYAAP; translated from the exons ATGGCGCGATTTATCGCCGGCGATCGTCTGAAACCCTTCGTCGCGGGAAACGGGTTGTCGGTGGGGTTCGACGCATTTCACCGCCGCTGTAGAGTTAAGTATTTCGGCAGCGGAGGGTTCAGCTGCTCGCTTTCCGGAGATCGCAGGCGCAAGCTCTGCGTTTCTACGGCGCACGCCTCCAGATCGTCGCCGCCGGCGAAGAGCGACGGTGGTGGAGTGTTTGATGAAGTGTTGGAGGATGATGCAGAGTTAGAGATCGATGAGCTCTCTGGATTTAGAGGCTTAGTATTGGACATTTCTTACAG GCCTGTTAATGTTGTCTGCTGGAAACGCGCCATATGTTTGGAGTTCATGGATAAG GTTCCACATTTACTGCAAATAGTCAAAAGAAGAAAGGTGAAAAGAGGCCTAAgtcgaaaaaatatttttcaacgTGATAACTACACTTGTCA ATATTGTTCTTCTACTGAGAACCTGACCATTGATCATGTTTTCCCTATTGCAAGAGGGGGGAAGTGGACATGGGAAAATCTG GTAGCTGCGTGTGCGAGATGTAACTCGAGGAAAGGTCAGAAAACATTGGAGGAATCTAGTATGAAATTGCTGAAGGTCCCTAAG GCCCCCAAGGACTATGAGCTACTGGCCATACCCCTAACACACTATGCAATAAAGATGATGAAACGAAAGGGATTGCCGGAGGAGTGGAAGCAGTACCTCTCGAAGCCGTACGCTGCCCCATGA
- the LOC121777305 gene encoding uncharacterized protein LOC121777305 isoform X3: MARFIAGDRLKPFVAGNGLSVGFDAFHRRCRVKYFGSGGFSCSLSGDRRRKLCVSTAHASRSSPPAKSDGGGVFDEVLEDDAELEIDELSGFRGLVLDISYRPVNVVCWKRAICLEFMDKADVLEYYDQTINSPSGSFYIPAVLRVPHLLQIVKRRKVKRGLSRKNIFQRDNYTCQYCSSTENLTIDHVFPIARGGKWTWENLVAACARCNSRKGQKTLEESSMKLLKVPKVRPPRTMSYWPYP, from the exons ATGGCGCGATTTATCGCCGGCGATCGTCTGAAACCCTTCGTCGCGGGAAACGGGTTGTCGGTGGGGTTCGACGCATTTCACCGCCGCTGTAGAGTTAAGTATTTCGGCAGCGGAGGGTTCAGCTGCTCGCTTTCCGGAGATCGCAGGCGCAAGCTCTGCGTTTCTACGGCGCACGCCTCCAGATCGTCGCCGCCGGCGAAGAGCGACGGTGGTGGAGTGTTTGATGAAGTGTTGGAGGATGATGCAGAGTTAGAGATCGATGAGCTCTCTGGATTTAGAGGCTTAGTATTGGACATTTCTTACAG GCCTGTTAATGTTGTCTGCTGGAAACGCGCCATATGTTTGGAGTTCATGGATAAG GCTGATGTTTTAGAATATTATGACCAAACTATAAACTCTCCTAGTGGTTCCTTCTATATTCCTGCTGTGTTGAGG GTTCCACATTTACTGCAAATAGTCAAAAGAAGAAAGGTGAAAAGAGGCCTAAgtcgaaaaaatatttttcaacgTGATAACTACACTTGTCA ATATTGTTCTTCTACTGAGAACCTGACCATTGATCATGTTTTCCCTATTGCAAGAGGGGGGAAGTGGACATGGGAAAATCTG GTAGCTGCGTGTGCGAGATGTAACTCGAGGAAAGGTCAGAAAACATTGGAGGAATCTAGTATGAAATTGCTGAAGGTCCCTAAGGTACG GCCCCCAAGGACTATGAGCTACTGGCCATACCCCTAA
- the LOC121776934 gene encoding LOW QUALITY PROTEIN: DNA repair protein RAD5B-like (The sequence of the model RefSeq protein was modified relative to this genomic sequence to represent the inferred CDS: deleted 1 base in 1 codon): MQPGCDGHTAIKARTQENALSSVVIEDGDFPEELGWLLVGRTVITGLSTTKGRKLENNEIVHFMFPGPTTKNKLSTHFLSSKAAHAVSSNVRFSTKRYGEIGRLPMEWAKCLIPLVNSSKVKVLDRCVAAPVNLCMMQAIMLYVSFYIHESVFLEVDKSWKLEATNIDTTIYPLLKLFQLLKVRPFQKAQFTPEELDSRKRLLQLDENTNSIYHRVEWHRVVLDEAHTIKSSKTIAAKAAFALTSYCRWCLTGTPLQNNLEDLFILLCFLHVESWWNKLIQKPYDNAREGPVPEPPSDCDWRNLLVSLFKSAYASIRSSGSGEKSIVFSQRTSFLDLLEIPFKRKNIRFLRSDGKLAQKQRAKVLHEFAETAEKTVLLMSLKAGGVGLNLTAASNVFLMDPWWNPAVEEQAIMRIHRIGQKLTVRVRRFIVKDTVEQRLQQVQARKQRMIAGALTDEEVRSARIEELKMLFR; the protein is encoded by the exons ATGCAGCCGGGATGTGATGGCCACACGGCTATAAAGGCGAGGACGCAGGAGAATGCATTGAGTTCTGTGGTGATTGAGGATGGTGATTTTCCGGAGGAGCTGGGGTGGTTGCTGGTTGGGAGGACGGTGATCACTGGGCTGTCAACGACAAAGGGCAGGAAATTGGAGAATAATGAGATTGTGCATTTTATGTTTCCTGGACCTACCACAAAAAATAAGCTTAGCACCCATTTTTTGAGTTCAAAGGCTGCTCATGCCGTCTCCAGCAATGTTCGTTTCTCGACAAAGAGATATGGAGAG ATTGGTCGTTTGCCAATGGAATGGGCAAAGTGCCTTATTCCACTTGTAAATTCATCAAAGGTGAAAGTTCTTGACCGTTGCGTTGCTGCTCCAGTTAATCTTTGCATGATGCAAGCGATAATGTTGTATGTGAG CTTTTATATTCATGAATCCGTCTTTTTGGAAGTTGATAAATCGTGGAAGCTTGAGGCTACAAACATTGACACCACCATTTATCCCCTCTTGAAGTTGTTTCAACTTCTAAAAGTCAGGCCATTTCAAAAG GCACAGTTCACGCCAGAAGAACTTGACTCCAGAAAGCGCTTACTACAATTAGAT GAAAACACGAACAGCATTTACCACAGAGTAGAATGGCACCGTGTGGTTCTAGATGAGGCACATACAATCAAATCATCAAAGACTATAGCTGCTAAGGCTGCATTTGCATTGACCTCATATTGCCGCTGGTGTCTTACTGGCACTCCACTTCAG AACAATCTGGAAGACTTGTTCATCCTATTGTGCTTCTTGCATGTCGAATCATG GTGGAACAAGCTGATTCAGAAGCCTTATGATAATG CACGAGAAGGACCAGTTCCAGAGCCTCCATCAGACTGCGACTGGAGGAACCTCCTTGTCAGTTTGTTCAAGTCTGCATATGCTTCTATACGCAGCTCGGGTTCTGGTGAAAAGAGCATAGTATTCAGCCAGAGGACTTCGTTCTTGGATCTCTTGGAAATCCCATTCAAGAGGAAGAATATCAGATTCTTGAGGTCTGATGGCAAGTTGGCGCAGAAACAACGAGCAAAGGTCCTC CATGAGTTTGCTGAGACTGCTGAAAAAACA GTACTGTTGATGTCGCTTAAAGCAGGTGGTGTGGGTCTGAATCTGACCGCAGCTTCTAATGTATTCCTAATG GATCCATGGTGGAATCCCGCAGTAGAGGAGCAAGCAATCATGCGAATTCACCGGATTGGCCAAAAGCTGACTGTTCGTGTTAGAAGATTCATCGTCAAG GACACTGTGGAGCAGAGATTGCAGCAAGTTCAAGCAAGAAAGCAACGGATGATTGCCGGAGCACTGACCGATGAAGAAGTCCGATCAGCCAGGATTGAGGAACTTAAGATGCTCTTTAGATAG
- the LOC121777367 gene encoding actin-related protein 9-like: MDYLKTVVPSQLLAERGTNLVIFNPGSANLRIGLAQQDAPITVPHCIARRTSQVPKRNVQDQLLNSQVTTAQHMERERAYDIIASLLKIRFLDEEVTNNQFSQKMGRVDALPPQNNNKKETVIPWTDVFEKQTSSSPSPSSSEHGRSQRSEEPSTVKEGNNNEEPSSVERRYKEYICGDEALRISATEPYSVRRPIRRGHLNISLYYPMQQVIEDIHAIWEWALIEKLHIPRSERHMYSAVLVLPETFDNREIKELLSIVLQDLCFSTAVVHQEGLAAVFGNGLSTACVVNIGAQVTSVICIEDGVALPTTQISLRYGGEDVSRCLLWTQRHHQTWPPIRTDALTKPIDLLMLNRLKESRCQIREGEVEAVAVVHSYEEGGPPGSHKTRLTALNVPPMGLFYPMLLVPDVYPPPPRNWFSDNEDMLEDTWDFPRRPDMSDGYFPGSGGYYPMWENYPVFQSKPKKQDTIGLANAITKSILSTDRIDLQRKLFCSMQLIGGGALTEGLVSAVEERVLHAIPSHEAIDTVEVLQSRTSPASVPWRGGAILGILDFTRDAWISRDDWIRNGIYLGSGRKYRDSYFLQAQTMCYINS, encoded by the exons ATG GATTACCTTAAAACAGTAGTCCCCTCTCAACTCCTCGCCGAGCGCGGCACCAACCTCGTTATCTTCAATCCAG GGTCAGCAAATTTAAGAATAGGACTAGCGCAGCAGGATGCCCCAATTACTGTTCCGCATTGCATTGCTCGACGCACGTCGCAAGTGCCGAAAAGGAATGTTCAGGATCAG TTGCTTAATTCTCAGGTGACGACAGCGCAGCACATGGAGCGAGAAAGGGCTTATGACATT ATTGCTTCGCTGTTGAAAATACGATTTTTAGATGAGGAGGTGACAAACAATCAATTTTCACAAAAG atGGGTCGTGTGGATGCATTACCTCCtcaaaacaataataaaaaggagacAGTTATTCCATGGACAGATGTATTCGAGAAACAAACATCATCTTCGCCTTCACCTTCATCTTCAGAACATG GACGTTCACAGAGATCTGAAGAGCCTTCAACCGTGAAGGAAGGTAATAACAATGAGGAACCGAGTTCAGTTGAACGTAGGTATAAGGAGTACATATGTGGCGATGAAGCTCTCAGAATATCAGCAACTGAACCATATAGCGTGCGCCGGCCTATTCGGAGAGGTCACCTCAATATTTCTTTGTATTATCCTATGCAGCAG GTGATAGAAGACATCCATGCTATTTGGGAGTGGGCTTTGATTGAAAAACTACACATCCCTCGCAGTGAAAGGCATATGTATTCCGCTGTTCTTGTCTTACCAGAGACTTTTGATAATCGCG AAATAAAAGAACTTCTATCCATTGTACTTCAAGACTTGTGTTTTAGTACAGCAGTAGTCCACCAG GAAGGTCTTGCTGCAGTTTTTGGAAATGGCTTGTCAACAGCATGTGTTGTGAACATTGGTGCTCAAGTGACTTCAGTTATTTGCATTGAG GATGGAGTTGCTCTACCAACCACTCAGATTTCTTTGCGATACGGTGGAGAG GATGTGTCAAGGTGTCTTCTTTGGACTCAACGACATCATCAAACATGGCCTCCTATCCGTACTGATGCTCTGACGAAACCCATAGACTTGTTAATGCTGAATAGGCTTAAAGAGTCTCGCTGCCAGATTAGA GAAGGAGAAGTTGAAGCTGTTGCTGTAGTTCACTCATATGAAGAAGGGGGACCACCTGGTTCTCACAAGACAAGACTGACTGCTCTGAAT GTTCCTCCAATGGGTTTGTTCTATCCTATGCTTCTGGTTCCAGATGTTTACCCTCCACCACCTAGGAATTG GTTCAGTGACAATGAGGATATGCTGGAAGATACTTGGGACTTCCCCAGGAGACCAGACATGTCAGATGGTTACTTCCCTGGTAGTGGTGGATATTATCCTATGTGGGAAAATTACCCTGTGTTTCAATCGAAACCAAAGAAACAGGACACCATTGGTCTTGCCAATGCGATTACTAAAAGTATTCTTTCTACAG aCCGTATAGACCTTCAGAGAAAGTTGTTCTGTAGTATGCAACTG ATAGGTGGAGGGGCTTTGACTGAGGGTTTGGTTTCTGCAGTGGAAGAGAG AGTATTGCACGCAATTCCTTCTCACGAGGCCATAGATACAGTGGAG GTCTTGCAATCCAGAACAAGTCCCGCTTCTGTACCATGGAGAGGTGGAGCT ATACTGGGCATACTTGATTTTACACGCGATGCATGGATAAGTCGCGATGACTGGATCAGAAATGGGATTTATCTTGGTAGTGGCAGAAAGTACAGGGACTCGTATTTTCTTCAAGCACAAACAATGTGTTACATAAACTCCTAG
- the LOC121777368 gene encoding serine/arginine repetitive matrix protein 1-like, translated as MSLSCLHHHSSLLSSSFSSHPPPPPPTPSTPILAPTAQNARISYSSNMHTSQDRRSWRELSATPTGTARARQLRPETLELLLRGHEDPEFLHRHSVAESPQFHQQTLGIVDLRAVARERDRQHARPPQIIAIARAARHREYLKGRLQHDSQDPSSRRGISATPTGIARAPSSARSSRSRIPSSPFCGRIPSISSPNPLNSQPPPPPHRRPPPPPPPLCRRRRRSFQQRVQLVIRDVYGYFLKQRRSPRHFKLATYSRFQPENYKVGSKGKY; from the exons ATGTCTTTATCATGCCTCCACCACCACTCCTCCTTACtatcttcctccttttcctcacatccgccgccgccaccaccaacGCCCAGCACTCCAATCCTGGCCCCGACTGCACAGAATGCACGCATTAGCTACTCCAGCAACATGCATACATCGCAGGATCGACGCAGCTGGAGAGAACTTTCGGCAACTCCGACAGGAACAGCTCGAGCTCGGCAACTCCGACCGGAAACGCTTGAGCTCCTTCTGCGAGGTCACGAAGATCCAGAATTCCTTCACCGCCATTCTGTGGCAGAATCCCCTCAATTTCATCAGCAAACCCTCGGCATTGTCGACCTCCGCGCCGTCGCCAGAGAAAGAGATCGACAGCACGCACGCCCACCCCAAATCATAGCTATTGCTCGCGCTGCTCGCCACCGGGAATACCTCAAAGGTCGCCTCCAGCACGATTCGCAGGATCCAAGCAGCCGGAGAGGGATTTCGGCAACTCCGACTGGAATAGCTCGAGCTCCTTCTTCAGCGAGGTCATCAAGATCCAGAATTCCTTCGTCGCCATTCTGCGGAAGAATCCCTTCAATTTCATCACCAAACCCTCTGAATAGTcaacctcctcctcctccgcacCGTCgacctccacctcctcctcctcctttgTGCCGTCGACGGAGAAGGAGCTTCCAACAGAGAGTGCAACTCGTCATCAGAGACGTCTATGGATATTTCTTGAAACAACG GCGTTCTCCACGTCATTTCAAGCTTGCCACGTACTCAAGATTTCAACCGGAAAACTACAAGGTCGGGTCAAAAGGGAAATACTAG
- the LOC121777453 gene encoding uncharacterized protein LOC121777453 yields the protein MGFFSFLGRVLFASIFILSAWQMYNEFGDNGGPAVEMWAPKLALVKKHIDGIIGKNNFHIDARTFVAASIFLNGFGGLLFVLGSSFGAYLLMYYLILTTPLMYDFYHYEAGRPEFFRVLSGFLQCVALVGALLFFLGMKNSITRKQPKKKIIKSKAA from the exons ATGggtttcttttctttccttggaCGTGTGCTCTTCGCTTCCATCTTCATCCTCTCTGCATGGCAAAT GTACAATGAATTTGGAGACAATGGTGGACCTGCAGTGGAAATGTGGGCTCCCAAATTGGCTCTTGTCAAGAAGCATATTGATGGAATAATTGGGAAAAACAATTTCCACATTGAT GCCAGGACTTTCGTGGCTGCATCCATCTTCCTGAATGGGTTCGGTGGACTTCTATTTGTCCTTGGCAGCAGTTTTGGCGCTTATCTTCTG ATGTATTACTTGATATTGACAACTCCTTTGATGTATGACTTCTACCACTACGAAGCCGGGAGGCCAGAGTTTTTCAGAGTTCTGTCCGGTTTCCTTCAG TGTGTGGCACTTGTTGGTGCACTGCTGTTCTTCCTTGGAATGAAGAACTCGATTACAAGGAAGCAACCCAAGAAAAAGATCATCAAATCGAAGGCTGCTTAA